From Humibacter ginsenosidimutans, a single genomic window includes:
- the upp gene encoding uracil phosphoribosyltransferase has protein sequence MRLHVADHPLVTHKLSVLRNRDTPAVTFRALVEELVTLLAYEATRNVHVTPVDIQTPVAATTGVTLADPKPLVVPILRAGLGMLEGMVKLVPSAEVGFLGMVRNEETLQPTTYAERLPEDLSNRQCFVLDPMLATGGSLSAAIEFLFQRGAVDVTAICILAAPEGIAAVERLTEGRDVTLVLGAVDDHLNEHGYIVPGLGDAGDRLYGLV, from the coding sequence ATGCGATTGCACGTGGCCGACCACCCGCTCGTCACTCACAAGCTCTCGGTGCTGCGCAACCGCGACACCCCGGCCGTGACGTTCCGGGCGCTCGTCGAGGAGCTCGTGACGCTGCTCGCCTACGAAGCCACCCGCAACGTGCATGTCACGCCGGTGGACATCCAGACGCCGGTCGCAGCGACCACCGGAGTCACGCTCGCCGACCCGAAGCCGCTGGTGGTTCCGATCCTGCGCGCCGGACTCGGGATGCTCGAGGGCATGGTCAAGCTCGTGCCGTCGGCCGAGGTCGGCTTTCTCGGCATGGTGCGCAACGAGGAGACGCTGCAGCCCACGACGTATGCCGAGCGTCTGCCCGAAGACCTCTCCAACCGGCAGTGCTTCGTTCTGGACCCGATGCTCGCCACGGGCGGATCGCTCAGCGCGGCGATCGAGTTCCTCTTCCAGCGGGGGGCCGTGGATGTCACGGCCATCTGCATCCTCGCCGCTCCCGAAGGCATCGCAGCGGTCGAGCGTCTCACGGAGGGTCGCGACGTGACGCTCGTGCTCGGTGCCGTGGACGATCACCTCAACGAGCACGGCTACATCGTGCCGGGACTCGGCGACGCGGGCGACCGCCTCTACGGCCTGGTCTGA
- the tadA gene encoding tRNA adenosine(34) deaminase TadA, with protein sequence MRRAIDDARVALETGDVPVAAIVLDGEGRVIGTGRNEREARQDPTAHAEILALRAAAETTGDWHLTDATLVVTLEPCVMCAGAVLSARVPTVVFGAWDEKAGAAGSVYDVLRDRRLNHRVEVYGGVEAAASAALLDDFFTQHR encoded by the coding sequence ATGCGCCGCGCGATTGACGACGCCCGCGTCGCCCTGGAGACCGGTGACGTTCCGGTCGCCGCGATCGTGCTCGACGGCGAAGGACGCGTGATCGGCACCGGACGCAACGAGCGCGAGGCCCGTCAGGACCCGACGGCGCACGCGGAGATTCTGGCGCTGCGGGCCGCCGCCGAGACGACAGGCGACTGGCACCTCACGGATGCCACGCTCGTCGTCACGCTCGAGCCGTGCGTGATGTGCGCGGGTGCCGTTCTCTCCGCGCGGGTGCCCACCGTCGTGTTCGGCGCATGGGACGAGAAGGCCGGCGCCGCGGGCAGCGTCTACGACGTGCTGCGCGACCGTCGGCTGAACCACCGTGTCGAGGTCTACGGCGGCGTGGAGGCGGCGGCTTCCGCGGCCCTGCTCGACGACTTCTTCACGCAGCACCGCTGA
- a CDS encoding cation diffusion facilitator family transporter, which yields MTDAATPTTEHETGGTKAILAALAANLGIALTKFIAWAFSGSSSMLAEGVHSLADSCNQVLLMVGGRRAKRRADQEHPFGYGRERYVYAFVVSIILFSVGGIFSIYEGVEKITHPHPIAVWWLPLLVLVISICLESFSLRTGMRESRPHKGSGSWFAFIRRSKAPELPIVLLEDIAALTGLVFALIGVGLAIITGNGVWDGVGTVLIGALLVIVAIVLGVETKSLLVGEGASDADAMAIREAILSGGETDRVIHFKTLYLGPEELMVAAKIAQPATRSLGEVAAAINAIEARIREAVPVARVIYLEPDVFHDPSQAAPPTETIVVRGED from the coding sequence ATGACCGACGCGGCCACCCCCACGACCGAGCATGAGACCGGCGGAACGAAGGCCATCCTGGCCGCGCTGGCCGCCAACCTCGGCATCGCGCTGACCAAGTTCATCGCGTGGGCGTTCTCCGGCTCGTCGTCGATGCTCGCCGAGGGCGTGCACTCGTTGGCCGACTCGTGCAACCAGGTGCTGCTCATGGTGGGCGGACGCAGGGCGAAGCGGCGGGCCGACCAGGAGCATCCCTTCGGTTACGGGCGCGAGCGCTACGTGTACGCGTTCGTGGTCTCGATCATCCTGTTCTCGGTCGGTGGCATCTTCTCCATCTACGAGGGCGTCGAGAAGATCACGCACCCGCATCCGATCGCCGTGTGGTGGCTGCCCCTGCTCGTGCTCGTCATCTCGATCTGCCTCGAGAGCTTCTCCCTGCGCACAGGCATGCGCGAGTCGCGGCCGCACAAGGGCAGCGGATCGTGGTTCGCGTTCATCCGCCGATCGAAGGCGCCCGAGCTGCCCATCGTGCTGCTCGAGGACATCGCGGCGCTCACGGGTCTGGTCTTCGCGCTGATCGGTGTGGGACTCGCGATCATCACCGGCAACGGCGTCTGGGACGGCGTGGGCACGGTGCTCATCGGCGCGCTGCTCGTGATCGTCGCCATCGTGCTCGGGGTCGAGACGAAGAGCCTGCTCGTCGGAGAAGGAGCGAGCGACGCGGATGCCATGGCCATTCGCGAGGCGATCCTCTCCGGTGGCGAGACCGACCGTGTCATCCACTTCAAGACGCTGTACCTGGGACCGGAGGAGCTCATGGTGGCCGCGAAGATCGCGCAGCCGGCGACGCGCTCGCTCGGCGAGGTCGCGGCGGCGATCAACGCGATCGAGGCTCGCATCCGCGAGGCCGTGCCGGTCGCGCGGGTCATCTACCTCGAGCCGGATGTCTTCCACGACCCGTCGCAGGCGGCGCCGCCGACCGAGACGATCGTGGTCAGGGGCGAGGACTGA
- the proC gene encoding pyrroline-5-carboxylate reductase codes for MSENVVHLPKIAVLGAGSMGRAVMSGLLKPDVHVDGGIVATNRSAQRAASLSRTDGVTALATDDDPNANREAVAGAGIVLVAVKPAMVPDLLTEIADAIEPDAIVVSVAAGVPLARFKELLPASVAAIRSMPNTPAIVGKAVTGLSAGTRSTPEQVALVRRMFETVGTVVEVPESQLDALSTISGSGPAYVFFLIEQLTAAALDKGFTPEQAAQMVNGTFIGAAHLLEASDSTPEQLRIQVTSPKGTTERAVAVLQEADLKAVFDRATDAALARARELAAG; via the coding sequence ATGAGCGAGAACGTCGTCCACCTGCCGAAGATCGCCGTGCTCGGCGCCGGGTCCATGGGTCGTGCGGTCATGAGCGGACTGCTCAAGCCGGACGTGCACGTCGACGGCGGGATCGTCGCGACGAACAGGAGTGCGCAGCGGGCGGCATCCCTTTCCCGCACCGACGGCGTGACGGCGCTGGCGACCGACGACGATCCGAACGCGAACCGCGAGGCGGTCGCGGGGGCCGGCATCGTGCTGGTCGCCGTGAAGCCGGCCATGGTGCCCGATCTGCTGACCGAGATCGCTGATGCCATCGAGCCCGACGCCATCGTGGTGAGCGTTGCGGCGGGTGTTCCGCTCGCGCGCTTCAAGGAGCTGCTGCCGGCATCCGTCGCCGCGATCCGCTCCATGCCGAACACGCCGGCCATCGTGGGCAAGGCGGTCACGGGTCTGAGCGCAGGCACGCGGTCGACGCCGGAGCAGGTGGCGCTCGTGCGCCGCATGTTCGAGACCGTCGGCACGGTCGTCGAGGTTCCGGAGTCGCAGCTGGATGCCCTCAGCACGATCTCCGGTTCGGGTCCCGCCTACGTGTTCTTCCTCATCGAGCAGCTGACGGCCGCTGCCCTGGACAAGGGCTTCACGCCGGAGCAGGCCGCCCAGATGGTGAACGGAACGTTCATCGGCGCTGCGCACCTGCTCGAGGCATCCGACTCGACGCCCGAGCAGCTGCGCATTCAGGTGACGAGCCCGAAGGGCACCACGGAGCGCGCCGTCGCGGTGCTGCAGGAGGCCGACCTGAAGGCGGTCTTCGACAGGGCGACGGATGCCGCGCTCGCCCGCGCGCGCGAGCTCGCCGCCGGCTGA
- a CDS encoding potassium channel family protein has product MADRIKHDAPVLVIGLGRFGAATAGQLDRLDREVLAVDTDQLLVQKWSDRITHTVQADARSIDALRQIGAQDFSIAVVAVGSSVEASVLITANLVDLGIPQIWAKAISKSHGTILERIGANHVIYPEAEAGERIAHLLSGRMLDFIEFDDDFVLVKMYPPKVIRGISLTESQVRRKYDITVVGVKTPGKPFTYATPETVVSDHDLIIVSGASSDVERFATLE; this is encoded by the coding sequence TTGGCTGACCGCATCAAACACGACGCGCCCGTTCTCGTGATCGGGCTCGGCCGCTTCGGCGCCGCGACCGCCGGACAGCTCGACCGGCTCGACCGCGAGGTGCTCGCCGTCGACACCGACCAGCTGCTCGTGCAGAAGTGGTCCGACCGCATCACGCACACGGTGCAGGCGGATGCCCGTTCCATCGACGCACTGCGTCAGATCGGCGCGCAGGATTTCTCCATCGCGGTGGTCGCCGTCGGCTCCTCGGTGGAGGCATCCGTGCTCATCACCGCGAACCTGGTGGACCTCGGCATTCCGCAGATCTGGGCCAAGGCCATCTCCAAGTCGCACGGAACGATCCTCGAGCGCATCGGTGCCAACCACGTGATCTACCCGGAGGCGGAGGCAGGCGAGCGCATCGCGCACCTGTTGTCGGGCCGCATGCTCGACTTCATCGAGTTCGACGACGACTTCGTGCTGGTCAAGATGTACCCGCCGAAGGTCATCCGCGGCATCTCGCTGACGGAGTCGCAGGTGCGCCGCAAGTACGACATCACCGTCGTGGGCGTGAAGACACCGGGCAAGCCGTTCACGTACGCGACACCGGAGACCGTGGTCTCCGATCACGACCTCATCATCGTGTCGGGCGCGAGCTCCGACGTGGAGCGGTTCGCCACGCTGGAGTGA
- a CDS encoding TrkH family potassium uptake protein, with the protein MRATARASRHLVPTTWWGRVQWRVNEFAGASPSRFALTVFTTLILVFTLLFTLPVSSASSSTTPLADALFTAVSVICVTGLSTVDMAEHWSGFGHVIVYLGVQIGGIGVLTLASILGMVISRRLGLRAKLIAASDSNPLRAHAGPVAEGQAIRLGEIGSLLRTVALSAVIIELVVAFMIFPRMLAHGFSLYDSSLDSLYYSAMAFTNTGFTPNEAGLTPFATDYVFLTALMIGVIAGAIGFPVIYAVAQNLRRTSRRPFWTLHVKLTMVTFALLLVAGWILYLILEGGNPRTLEDDGPGNAVFQSLFMSVMARSGGFSVLDINHLHSSSLLVTDMLMFVGGGSASTAGGIKVTTLAVLFLAALAEARGVESMEAFRRRIPTDVLRVAVSVVLWGATIVAASTVTVLAITKDTLDHALFDVISAFATCGLSTGLTQHAPTPAVYVLAVTMFLGRVGTVTLAAALAQSQRGQYYQHPEERPIVG; encoded by the coding sequence ATGCGGGCCACGGCACGGGCATCCCGGCACCTTGTGCCGACCACCTGGTGGGGCCGCGTGCAGTGGCGGGTGAACGAATTCGCCGGCGCCAGCCCCTCGCGCTTCGCCCTCACGGTGTTCACGACGCTGATCCTCGTGTTCACGCTGCTCTTCACGCTGCCCGTCTCGAGCGCCTCGAGTTCGACCACGCCCCTCGCCGACGCGCTGTTCACGGCGGTCTCGGTGATCTGCGTCACGGGTCTCTCCACCGTCGACATGGCCGAGCACTGGTCGGGCTTCGGCCACGTGATCGTGTACCTCGGCGTGCAGATCGGCGGAATCGGGGTGCTGACCCTGGCATCCATTCTCGGCATGGTCATCTCGCGCAGGCTCGGGCTTCGCGCCAAGCTCATCGCGGCCAGCGACAGCAACCCGCTGCGCGCGCATGCCGGACCGGTCGCCGAGGGACAGGCCATCCGGCTCGGCGAGATCGGCAGCCTGCTGCGCACCGTGGCCCTCAGCGCGGTGATCATCGAGCTCGTCGTGGCCTTCATGATCTTTCCGAGGATGCTCGCCCACGGCTTCTCCCTCTACGACAGCAGCCTCGACTCGCTCTACTACTCCGCCATGGCGTTCACGAACACCGGCTTCACCCCCAATGAGGCCGGACTGACGCCGTTCGCGACGGACTACGTGTTCTTGACAGCGCTGATGATCGGCGTGATCGCGGGAGCGATCGGTTTTCCGGTGATCTACGCGGTCGCGCAGAACCTGCGGCGCACGTCGCGGCGTCCGTTCTGGACGCTGCACGTGAAGCTCACCATGGTCACGTTCGCGCTGCTGCTCGTCGCCGGGTGGATTCTGTACCTGATTCTGGAGGGCGGCAACCCGCGCACCCTGGAGGACGACGGGCCGGGCAACGCCGTTTTCCAGTCGCTGTTCATGTCGGTGATGGCCCGCTCAGGCGGCTTCTCCGTGCTCGACATCAACCATCTGCACAGCTCGTCGCTGCTCGTCACGGACATGCTGATGTTTGTGGGCGGCGGGTCGGCATCCACCGCCGGCGGCATCAAGGTGACGACGCTGGCCGTGCTCTTTCTCGCGGCGCTCGCGGAGGCGCGAGGGGTGGAGTCGATGGAGGCCTTCCGCAGGCGCATCCCCACCGACGTGCTGCGCGTGGCGGTGAGTGTCGTGCTGTGGGGCGCGACGATCGTGGCGGCATCCACCGTGACGGTGCTGGCCATCACGAAGGACACTCTCGATCACGCGCTGTTCGACGTGATCAGCGCGTTCGCCACCTGCGGGCTCTCCACCGGGCTGACCCAGCATGCGCCGACCCCCGCGGTGTACGTGCTCGCCGTGACGATGTTCCTCGGCCGCGTCGGCACGGTGACGCTCGCCGCCGCACTCGCGCAATCGCAGCGCGGGCAGTACTACCAGCATCCGGAAGAGAGGCCCATCGTTGGCTGA
- a CDS encoding ArsR/SmtB family transcription factor — protein MPDIFDIVADATRRDILRVLLEASENTDSGEVSVSQIVGELELSQPTVSKHLKVLREAGLVAVREEGQHRYYHLDVEPLEEIEDWLMPFVSGGFDISDIDVHAVIAGLNTETKEFAEQVGKVFADTSHRVSNVVERVRPKRKR, from the coding sequence ATGCCGGACATCTTTGACATCGTCGCGGATGCCACACGGCGCGACATCCTGCGCGTTCTGCTCGAGGCATCCGAGAACACCGACAGCGGCGAGGTGAGCGTCTCGCAGATCGTCGGCGAGCTCGAGCTCAGCCAGCCGACCGTGTCGAAGCACCTCAAGGTGCTGCGGGAGGCGGGGCTCGTCGCCGTGCGCGAAGAGGGCCAGCACCGCTATTACCACCTCGACGTCGAGCCCCTCGAGGAGATCGAGGACTGGCTGATGCCGTTCGTGAGCGGCGGGTTCGACATCTCCGACATCGACGTTCACGCTGTCATCGCGGGGCTCAACACCGAGACCAAGGAGTTCGCGGAGCAGGTGGGCAAGGTGTTCGCCGACACGAGCCACCGCGTCTCGAACGTGGTCGAGCGGGTGCGGCCGAAGCGCAAGCGCTGA
- a CDS encoding 30S ribosomal protein bS22, giving the protein MGSVIKKRRKRMAKKKHRKLLRKTRHQRRNKK; this is encoded by the coding sequence GTGGGTTCCGTTATCAAGAAGCGCCGCAAGCGCATGGCGAAGAAGAAGCACCGCAAGCTGCTTCGCAAGACTCGCCACCAGCGCCGCAACAAGAAGTAG
- a CDS encoding glutaredoxin family protein, translating to MSEIQLTLIGKPGCHLCDDALTAIGEVTREVAAVHPDAPAIVLEERSILDEPELFDRYAEEIPVVLIDGRQHAYWRVDKARLTAALLARAAG from the coding sequence GTGTCCGAGATCCAGCTCACCCTCATCGGCAAGCCAGGCTGCCATCTGTGCGACGACGCGCTGACCGCGATCGGCGAGGTGACGCGTGAGGTCGCGGCGGTGCATCCGGATGCCCCGGCCATCGTTCTCGAGGAGCGTTCGATCCTCGATGAGCCCGAGCTGTTCGACCGTTACGCGGAGGAGATCCCCGTCGTGCTGATCGATGGCAGGCAGCACGCCTACTGGCGTGTGGACAAGGCACGCCTGACGGCGGCACTGCTCGCGCGCGCCGCCGGCTAG
- a CDS encoding Dabb family protein yields the protein MTLRHVVAWKVAGDTEEERESLKEEFRDRLVALPSQIDVIRRFEVGLNDAGGADNFDVVLVSEFDDEDALHAYITHPVHQEVVAFVRANTVGRAGVDYTL from the coding sequence ATGACGCTTCGCCATGTGGTGGCTTGGAAGGTCGCAGGCGACACCGAGGAGGAACGCGAGAGCCTCAAAGAGGAGTTCCGCGATCGCCTGGTGGCGCTGCCGTCGCAGATCGACGTGATCCGCCGGTTCGAGGTGGGCCTCAACGACGCGGGAGGCGCCGACAACTTCGACGTGGTGCTCGTCTCGGAGTTCGACGACGAGGATGCCCTGCACGCCTACATCACGCATCCCGTGCACCAAGAGGTGGTCGCCTTCGTGCGCGCCAACACCGTCGGTCGCGCCGGCGTCGACTACACCCTCTGA
- a CDS encoding thioesterase domain-containing protein — MSAPETDVEQTPAAQLPPWMRRPRGPLGWVGLSIAVALASIVLLVIGLVAVGIALVSWVVRGAIWVVMTVVDWVWFAAHLMVRRPYPFVMRPPIGKDARALDVNDAWVATLPRAIGLAARAAGFLFAPLALMASLVGIVLPGLRARPYIALFNVPALEAKLVAIGRNHGFFDDGQAVTVRPYDVFLQQALPQRADFLVWWRDSHASDTFRPSESWNTPRHFSGLTLGPYPDELGLPGLALTAMRRTRIGGLRELFISQREIDDLGDPDLDDRADVAVIRVVAVDNPLPDGAGTAPVHSGGTDARPGRRWIVQFPSTQTWHPRAGRAPNDLTADFVALSMHETTLTRAAVEAMRQAGIRTGEPVLVAGFSLGGMVAAQVADLSEREGFTVTHLITAGSPIARYRVPRGMKVLSLEHVLDSVPRLAGRQNPVIVPHVSRADASLSQEVPPSPESPAQEAGVRQRYEVSEVTFGTGARRAAVWITVKAGPPLPRGYRIAVTHHSPSYAETAGTIEAEPPAAAVGAYVDDVRPFFAGRQVVSDYAAQRVGFDVPRPAVPVYFHSTVDDGVTRDHLRVTLRRVPGVIAVDIYPSRTGFPTTILWSADVLVHSLRPWFQEVGRASVYTGLLTLLARERGIGLHLRLQAKRTPGVTWEATLQRMSDGRWRERVDVSFDTDAAREEWGDLLMPSGWASKVTYYEPTAFV; from the coding sequence ATGAGCGCGCCCGAGACCGACGTCGAACAGACCCCGGCCGCGCAGCTTCCGCCGTGGATGCGGCGCCCGCGCGGCCCGCTCGGATGGGTGGGGCTCTCGATCGCCGTGGCCCTGGCATCCATCGTTCTGCTCGTGATCGGCCTGGTCGCGGTCGGCATCGCGCTGGTCTCCTGGGTCGTGCGCGGTGCGATCTGGGTCGTGATGACGGTCGTCGACTGGGTGTGGTTCGCCGCGCACCTGATGGTGCGGCGGCCCTACCCGTTCGTGATGCGGCCGCCGATCGGCAAGGACGCCCGTGCTCTCGACGTGAACGACGCCTGGGTGGCGACCCTGCCGCGTGCGATCGGACTCGCCGCGCGGGCGGCCGGCTTCCTGTTCGCACCGCTCGCGCTGATGGCTTCGCTGGTGGGCATCGTGCTGCCAGGGCTGCGTGCCAGGCCCTACATCGCCCTCTTCAACGTTCCGGCGCTCGAGGCCAAGCTGGTCGCGATCGGACGCAATCACGGCTTCTTCGACGACGGGCAGGCCGTCACGGTGCGGCCGTATGACGTCTTTCTGCAGCAGGCGCTGCCGCAGCGGGCGGACTTTCTGGTGTGGTGGCGCGATTCGCACGCCTCCGACACGTTCCGGCCCTCCGAGTCGTGGAACACCCCACGGCACTTCTCCGGCCTCACGCTCGGGCCGTATCCCGACGAGCTGGGGCTGCCGGGGCTGGCGCTGACGGCCATGCGTCGAACGCGCATCGGGGGTCTGCGCGAACTCTTCATCTCGCAGCGGGAGATCGACGATCTGGGGGATCCCGACCTCGACGACCGTGCAGACGTGGCCGTGATCCGCGTGGTCGCGGTCGATAATCCGCTCCCGGACGGCGCAGGGACGGCTCCCGTGCACTCGGGCGGCACGGATGCCCGGCCGGGGCGCCGCTGGATCGTGCAGTTCCCGAGCACGCAGACCTGGCATCCTCGTGCCGGTCGTGCTCCGAACGACCTCACCGCCGATTTCGTCGCGTTGTCGATGCACGAGACCACGCTCACGCGAGCGGCCGTTGAGGCGATGCGGCAGGCGGGCATCCGCACGGGCGAACCCGTGCTCGTCGCAGGGTTCAGCCTCGGTGGGATGGTGGCCGCGCAGGTGGCCGATCTCTCCGAGCGCGAGGGCTTCACGGTGACGCACCTGATCACCGCGGGATCGCCGATCGCCCGCTACCGCGTGCCGCGCGGCATGAAGGTGCTGTCGCTCGAGCACGTGCTCGACAGTGTTCCGCGGTTGGCCGGGCGGCAGAACCCCGTGATCGTGCCGCACGTCTCGCGTGCGGATGCATCCCTGTCGCAGGAGGTGCCGCCGTCACCGGAGTCGCCCGCGCAGGAGGCCGGTGTGCGGCAACGCTACGAGGTCAGCGAGGTCACGTTCGGCACAGGTGCTCGGCGTGCCGCCGTGTGGATCACGGTGAAGGCCGGGCCGCCGCTGCCGCGCGGCTACCGCATCGCGGTGACGCACCATTCGCCGAGCTACGCGGAGACCGCGGGAACGATCGAGGCCGAGCCGCCCGCTGCCGCCGTCGGCGCGTACGTCGACGACGTCAGGCCGTTCTTCGCCGGACGACAGGTGGTCTCCGACTACGCCGCGCAACGGGTGGGATTCGACGTTCCGCGACCCGCGGTGCCGGTCTATTTCCACTCCACCGTCGACGACGGCGTCACGCGTGACCACCTGAGGGTGACGCTGCGTCGGGTGCCCGGCGTGATCGCGGTGGACATCTACCCGTCGCGCACGGGCTTTCCGACCACCATTCTGTGGAGCGCCGATGTCTTGGTGCACAGCCTGCGACCGTGGTTTCAGGAGGTGGGGCGGGCATCCGTCTACACCGGCCTGCTCACGCTTCTCGCGCGAGAGCGCGGAATCGGCCTGCACCTGCGGCTCCAAGCGAAGCGCACGCCCGGCGTCACCTGGGAGGCCACGCTGCAGCGCATGTCGGACGGCCGGTGGCGCGAGCGCGTCGACGTGAGCTTCGACACGGATGCTGCGCGCGAGGAGTGGGGCGACCTGCTGATGCCCAGTGGCTGGGCCTCGAAGGTCACCTACTACGAGCCCACCGCGTTCGTGTGA